ACTGGCAGAAGATAAAGGCGTGATGACGGCGCTCAAAGCCATGGCCACAGTGCAGGGCAAATTTCCCGGCGAGCTGCACATCTGCGGCAAAGGTGACGCCGAGTACACCGCCATGCTGACAAGGTTCGTCGAACAGCATCGCCTCCCGGTTTTCTTTCACACCGCAACTGCCGCCGATATGCCAGCGGTCTATCATAAGCACGATGCGCTGCTCTTCACTTCCGAATGGGAAGAACCGTTTGCGCTCACTCCACTCGAGGCCATGGCCAGTGGACTCCCGGTCATCGGGACTACGACCGGCGGCAGCAAGGAACTGTTCGTTCATGGCGACAATGCCTTGACCTACCGTGCCGGTGATGCGGATGAACTCGCCACGCGCATCCTTGAACTGGCGGCCGATCCGATCCGCCGACTGCGGCTCGCGACCCATGGCCATACCGAAGTACGCTCCCGGTTTGCTGAACCGGTCATCGTTAGCCAAATTGAAAACTATCTTTTAGCAAGCGTTAGCGCTACCGTTTCCCGAACGGCAGCCACAGTTTAATCGGCGCAAATGAATGAGACACGCTTGCGGTTTAGGTTGGCACGCTGCTCGCGTGATAGCGAATGAATGTGAATAAACAATTGCCACACCGTGTTGGTGCAGAATCGCTTCGTGATTGTAATGCGGTCAAGTTTGATCCGCTTGCTACGGCACAGTCATGCAAACGAATTGTATCTGATTTGCCCTCCCAGCAATCGCAACCGTTGCGGTTCACGGTGGACGGCAGTTCGGAATTAGAACAGCATCTGGATTCGGTCTGTGCCAAGGTACGCGCTGGGGTTCGGGCACTTGTTCCGAACGAGAAAATGGATGGTTTGCTGCTGGCCGGTGGTTATGGGCGTGGCGAAGGGGGCGTGCTCCACACCAGCACCGGCGATCAACCCTATAATGACATGGAGTTCTATGTTTTCATTCGGGGTAATCGCCTGCTTGCCGACCGAAATTATCGCGCTGCACTACATGAACTCGGCGTTGGTTTGACCCAACCGGCAGGCTTGGATATCGAGTTCAAGGTACTCACAATCAATACGTTGCGACGCTCGGCCCCGTCCATGTTTTATTACGATCTCGTCCTTGGACATCGGTGGCTTATCGGTGACGATGCCTTATTATCCGGCTGTGAACACCATCGCGACGCCGGGAAGATTCCACTGCACGAGGCGACGCGCCTATTGATGAACCGCTGCTCGGGCCTACTCTTTAGCGCCGAGCGCCTAAGCCGGGCGGATTTCGGTCCGGCAGAAGCGGATTTTGTCGGACGCAATCATGCCAAGGTTCAACTTGCCTTGGGCGATGTCCTGCTTGCCGCCAGCCAGCAGTACGACTGGAGTTGCCGCGAACGCCACGCGCGCTTGTTGCAACTTGACGGACTCGCTGACCAGGAATTGTTTGCAGCGATCTGTGCTCACCACACGACCGGGGTGGCCTTCAAGCTGCACCCCTGCCGTTCCCTGGAAACCCGCAGCAAACTCACACAGCGTCAGGCCGAACTCAGCGATCTCGCCCGACGGCTTTGGCTGTGGCTGGAAAACCGTCGGTTAAGTACCAACTTTACCAGCACCCGCGAGTACGCGTTGAGTGCGTGCAACAAGTGTCCCGAACAGCCTGGCTGGCGTAATCGGCTGGTAAACGTCCGCGAATGTGGCATCGCCGGAATTTCCTGCGCTCGCTATCCGCGCCAGCGTTTGCAGCATGCGTTGTGCCTGCTGCTGTGGGAAAACAATTTACACGACGATACTGCGGGGCGACAGCGCGTTCAACAGGAACTCCGCAGCCAGGCGGGGGACTTCGCCGGGCTCGTCGAGGCCTACCAACACCTCTGGCACCGTTTCAACTGACCATGCGCATTCTTGTCGTCTATCCGTACATTCCGTTCCCGGTGGATCGTGGCACCTACCAACGCACGTTCCACTTGTTGCGCGCGCTGGCGCGCGACCACGAGGTGGATTTGCTGGCGCTTAGCGAAGCCGGTGAACGCTGCGAGCAAAAACCTGTATTTACCGAATTTTGCCGGCGGGTGGAGTTCGTGCCGTTTGAACATCCGGCCTGGCCACGACTCTTTCCCGACCGTCTTTTGCACCCGTTGCCAACGACCGTGCGCCATTGGCAACTGCCACACGTGGCCGAGGCGATTCACCGTTTTGCCAGCGGCCACGACTATGAGCTGGTGCATGTGTGCGATATCGTCATGGCACAGTATTTCTTCAATGCGCTTGCCCAGCTTCCGCTCGCCGTGGACCGGAGCCGGGTGGACTTGCAATTCCAACTCGCCCAGCGCGAAGTCATGGCGGGCGGCGTCCGCCAAACCGTGCTCGACTGGGAGAATCTTATGAAACTCAAGCGCTTTGAGCGTCGTGTTGCACGGCGCGCGGCGGTGGAGGTGGTCTGTGGGCCGGATGACGAGACGTTTATTCGTGAGCGCATCAGTCGGCGGGTGAAAGTTCAGGTGATCACGAACGGCGTGGACCTTGATTACTTCACGCCAGCCGCCTCGCCTGAACCGCGTGCGCCCGAACCGACCGTGCTTTTCTGCGGCGCAATGGACTACCTGCCAAACGTAGACGCGCTGCAGTGGTACTTTGGCGAAATCCATGACGCGCTACGCCAGCAAGTCCCGGACTTGCGTGTGCTTATTGTTGGAAAATCTCCGACGCGGGAGGTGCAAGCGTACGCCCAACGCGCGGGCGTCACGGTTACCGGCGGCGTGCCGGATGTGCGGCCTTTTTACCGTCGAGCCTGGCTGCAAATTGTACCGTTGCGCGTCGGTGGCGGTACGCGGTTGAAGATTCCCGAAAGCATGGCGATGGGCACACCCGTCGTCTCGACGACCATCGGCGCACAAGGACTTGATCTGCGACAGAGTGAGGACATCCTGCTTGCCGACGCGCCGGAGGATTTTGCCGCGCAGACGGCACGGGCACTGAAGGACACTGCGCTGCGCACACACCTTGACCAGACGGGAAGGCAGACGGTTGCCGCCCGGCTTTCCTGGCTCCTGCTCGGAAAACAACTCAGCAACTATTATGCCGAGAACTTTTGAAACCCCTTATTGGAAACGTCGGCGCGTACTCTGGTCCGTCGGCAGCCTGCTATTACTCGGCGGGGTGGCGACCGTGGCAACGCTCCGCTCCCGAACGGCGCTTATCGTGGTGTATAACGATACCGGCGCCAACTTGGCGGAATTGACCATCAGTGCCTGCGGGCAGTCGCAGACACATCGCGATGTGGGGGATCACGAATCAGTGCTCATGAAGCTCAAACCGGCAAATACGGAGAGCGACATTGCCGTGTTCACCAACGGCACGGTCATGTGGCGGGGCGACTATGTTGAGCCGCGCCGTGCATCCCGATCCGTTGTACGGTTACAACGCGATGGGCAGGTGGAATGCTTCACGACCGGTTCATGGTGGCAAGACTACCTGGTTGGCGCTGCAACCGAATCGCGGTCAACTCCCTGATCTGAATCCTTATGAACTCTGCAAACCAGCCTACTCCCGCTAGCGGATATTCCCCAACCAGCACTGGTGCTGGCGAGCGTCAGCTTGATTCCACTACGGCAAAACCGCTCCGGCAGCGGAGCCTGCCGGCGCCCATCGCGATTCTCGGCGTACCGTTTGATATCGTCACCATGGCTGGTACGCTGGAATTGATCGAGGAAATGATTATCTCCCGCAAGCCCCACTACGCCGCAACCGCGAACGT
The sequence above is drawn from the Verrucomicrobiota bacterium genome and encodes:
- a CDS encoding glycosyltransferase, with protein sequence MRILVVYPYIPFPVDRGTYQRTFHLLRALARDHEVDLLALSEAGERCEQKPVFTEFCRRVEFVPFEHPAWPRLFPDRLLHPLPTTVRHWQLPHVAEAIHRFASGHDYELVHVCDIVMAQYFFNALAQLPLAVDRSRVDLQFQLAQREVMAGGVRQTVLDWENLMKLKRFERRVARRAAVEVVCGPDDETFIRERISRRVKVQVITNGVDLDYFTPAASPEPRAPEPTVLFCGAMDYLPNVDALQWYFGEIHDALRQQVPDLRVLIVGKSPTREVQAYAQRAGVTVTGGVPDVRPFYRRAWLQIVPLRVGGGTRLKIPESMAMGTPVVSTTIGAQGLDLRQSEDILLADAPEDFAAQTARALKDTALRTHLDQTGRQTVAARLSWLLLGKQLSNYYAENF